Below is a window of Candidatus Zixiibacteriota bacterium DNA.
TGCGCATTGCCGAACCGCTGCTTTATGACAACGACAAGCGAATCCTCATGGTCCGCGAAGCGTCCGGCACGCCGTGTTCCGAACTGCTTGGGCAGGGCGACCAGGGCGAATCGCTTGCTCAAGTTGCTCGCGCGCTAGCCGTGTTCCACCGCCTTGACAAAGTACCGGCTGACAACCGCTCTGCGGCCGAAATGCTGTCAATTGCGACCGCTACAGGCCGGAACCTGGGACGTCTGGTCACCGAGCTGCATGATCCTATCGAACGAATCGCCTCCCGTCTTCAGGCGCTATTCGGGGACCTGCCTGCGGCTCCGCAAGGTCTAGTTCACGGCGATCTTCACCCGGGACAGATTTTGCTGGGTGAGCCGTCGGAGCCGGTGACACTCCTGGATTTTGATCGCACCTGTCGTGGCGACAGCGTGTTCGACATCGGTAACTTCATCGCACACTTGCACCTCGCGAGCCTTCAGGAGAAGAAGATCGACGTCCAGACAACGGCTGCAAAGTTCCAAGCCGCATATGAGAGTGCATCGGGGCGGACGATCGATCCCCGCCTAAGACAGTTCTGGGTAGCGACCGCGCTTCTTCAGTTGGCTATCTCGCCCTTCAGAGTGCTTCGCCCCAACTGGCGCCGGGAATGCCGGGCAATTGTAGAAAGGTGCGGAGAACTGCTGTGATCAGGATGGACAGGAAATTCGCGCTGCTGGAGATCGCCACCGACCCGGTCCAGATGGCGCCGCGGCTGCAGGCCAGGCTATTCAACTCCTGGAACGGCCGGCCGCAAATACAGCACTTACACGTCTCCAGGGTGTTCCCGTCGGGCGACGGCAGTCTCTCAATACAGTATGTGGTCTATTTGCAGGAGCCGGCAACGTCAACTCCGCGCCGCATGATCTTCTGCGGCCAATGGTTCGGCATGGCCGACGGCCGGCCGACTTACCTCGCCGAGGAGCCAAACCGGGTGGTCTCGATCGACGATCTCGATCTCGCCGTGCCGATCTTCCCCTTCGATCCCGATCTGCGAATCGCTCCCCTGCTCGATGACGGCCGCGTGCTTCGCTCCCAGGCCAGTCTCTCCAATATCGAGACTGACTATCGCTGGTCCGAATTCGACCTGGAGACTTATGAAGTTCTCAGTTATCGCCTGCGGCGGCGGTGCGTGCTGCGTTTGAAAACTGGACCAAGTAGGTCCGGTTTAGATATGCTCGAAGTAATAGCCAAGATCTACCGACCCACCAAATTCCACAGGGTCCTGACCACATTGAACTGGCTGGAGACCAGGGGCTACGGCAGGGTCGCTGAAGACAGCCTGGCCTTTGCCACGGCAGTGGCAGTCGACCGCGAGCGCGGTTACCTCTTTTTGAAACCTTCCGTGGGCAAATCGGTTCATGATAGCATTGGAAACGGGTCGTTTGTGCCGGGATGTGCCGCCGCTGCCGGAATACTAAGCAAACTGCATAGCGAGAGCGGATCGGACCTTCCGCGGCACGACTGGAAGTCTGAAACCAAAAACCTATCGCCTACGATGGAACTGGCCGGGTCCATTTATCCGGAAATGAGTGAGCTGTTCAGATCAGCCTTCGACGCGCTTCAGTCACGAGCTGTCCTGGTAGAAGCCTCCCGCCCGACCGCAATTCACCGGGACTTCTACGACAAGCAGGTGCTCTTTGGCAAAGGAGCGCCGACTACGCTGCTTGATTTCGACAGCCTGGCTTCGGGAGATCGCGCCTGCGATGTCGGCAATTTTCTGGCCCATCTTGATCTGCGCGAGCTGCAGCATCCCGAAGCCGCCGCTGAAATACGGGCGGGCGAGTCAGCCTTCCTTGGAGCCTATGATAATACCGATGACGACATCGCACCGCGCGTCCGGTGGTGGCGGGCGGCGTCGCTCCTCAGATTGGGCGCAATCTATGCGCTTCGACCTCGCTGGCGCCATCTGGCGGCAACTCTCGCGGAAAAGTCGCGACAACTGATATCCATACGCGAACGAATGAAAGGGAAAGTGGTTCAATGAACAAAGTGTGGGCGTTGTGTGTGGTGATTTTAACGGTGCTGTCTCTGGCAGCAAAGGCTCGGGCTGCCGATCCCGAATACTTCAAGCTCGATCCCAAAACAGGGGACTCTTTCGAAATCGAGGGCTATTGGGATTCCTCCGGCTTCTTCGTGGCGATAGATATCGAGCGTCTGCCCGAACCCCGCCGCCCTAAACTGCGCGGGCCGATTCAATCGGTTAATTCCGCAACCCGTACCTTCGTGGTTTTCGGCCGGACGTTGAGCGTTGACGACAAAACCGAATTTCTCCAGGAAGAAGGCAAGAAATCCTCATTCGCCGATCTGAAAGCAGGCATCAAAGTCGAGATAAGCTGCAGCGTCAGTGACGACCGCACGTGGCACGCCCGTAAGATCAGAACCTTTGATGTCAAGGAAAGCAGCAAGATCAAGGGCACGGTCACAGCCGTCAGCATGGATCGTAATCCGCCCGATTCGATAGTCATCCACGATCTGGTCGTCCTCCTTACGACGGACACGGACGTCAACGACCCGAGCAGCAAAATTGAAGAGAAAGAATCGGAACTGTTTCAGGAGCTTTCCGGTAGCAGCGCCCTCGGCATGTCGGATGGTGTGATCGTTAACAAGAATGTCCACCTGTCAGCGGAATACCGGCAGGATCTGTTGTCGGAATCCGACTATGACCTCTCATCGACTTTTGACTCTGATGAAAGCAACACTCAGTTCGACTTCCGCGCCCGGGCGCTCGGTTTCTGGACGCCGCAGATCGGCACTCACGCCGAGTTCAGACTCCGCAAGAGGGTGCTCTTCATGCACGAGCATGACCGGTTCCCGGACTACGCCAAGGTTCAGGTTATCGAACTCTACGCCCTGTTGCGCAATTTCGTCGTCCCCGGCCTGGCCTTCAAGATCGGACGGCAGGAGTTTGATGACCGGCGTGAGTGGCTGTTCGACACGTACATGGACGCGGCACGAGTTTACTATTACGGCGTACCCGGAATTGTGGTGCAGGCGGCGTATATAGACCACATTCACCCGATCAGCACCAAATACGATACCTGGCGCGATGTTTATGCCAAGATCGATCTGGAAATCACCGACGTTAACGTGGTTTCAGCAGTCGTGATCAGCCGCACCGACAGCGATGAACTGCGCAACCGCGAACCAGTCTGGTGGGGTGGTCGCTACCATGGAGAGGTGTCATATCTGGAACCGTGGCTGGATGCCGCTGTCATAAAGGGCACGGACAAAGGGCGGGACCTCGATGCCTGGGCGGTTGATGCCGGTACGGTAGTCAGATTCCCCGTGCCCGATCTGGAACCCACTCTTACCATCTCCTATGCCGTCGGCAGCGGCGATGACAACAGGGGCGATGATATCGATCATCGCTTCCGTCAGACCGGATACGAAGACAACTTCGACAAGGCCGGCGGCGTGGTTGATTTCCCCTACTACGGAAGCGTACTCAACCCGGAGCTGTCTAATCTGAAGATAACCACCGTGGGCGCGGGGATACAACCGGTTAAAGGCGGTTCTATCGACGTAATCTATCACGTTTACTCACAGCATTTTGCTGATGATGACATGAAAGGCACCGATCTGGTGGCTCCGCCGGCCCTGCCTAACGGTGACTCGCCCGACTTGGGATCGGCGCTGGACATTATCCTCGGTTCGCCCAAGCTCTGGGATCATCTGCGTCTGTCCGCCGTGATCGGATTTCTTTATCCGGGGCCCGGCTTCGAACCACGGAATCAAACGGCCACGCAGTGGAAATTAAACGCGCGTGTTGGGTTCTAAGATCGTGCATAACTCGCGAGTACACTGTTCGCTCCTGAGTATGACTCTCAGCGCCTTATTGACGACCGCACTGGTCGCCCTGTCGTCCGGGAGCGCGCTCGCGGTGTGTGTCTCGGGTTTCGTGCGCGACAGCGGAGGCAACGGGATTCGCTCGGTCGATATCGATTTCTTTGATGTCCGTACCGGCGCTAAGTTGATTACCCCGAATGACAACACCGATGTACTCGGGTTTTACAATATCTGCGTGCTTCCCGGTGTCTACTACATGGCTTTCGATCCGCCGATCGGGACACGCTTCATGGGCAAGCAAGTATTCGGCATCGATCTATCCTCCAATCAGAGTATCGAGCTAAACGTCACCCTCGCAAGCGGACTGGTGGTATCCGGTACGGTCAGGGACGCCGGAGGCAATCCGATTTTTACGGATATTGACGCTGACAGCGTTGCCGGAGGGCGAGTTCATCTTTCGAATGATTTCTCGGATTCACTCACAGCGCAGTACTGGATCGTAGTCCCGGCCGGGCAGTACCGTTTCCGTTTCGATCCGCCGGTCGGTTCGAGAAGCCGCGGCCTGCAGTTGGATTCGGTGACTATCGACGCCGACACCACGATTGATCTGACACTTCCCGACGGGCTTATTCTATCGGGTCACGTTACCAGCCTCGCCGGTGGCATCCCAATCCCGCGTGTTTCGATAGATTTGCGTCATCTCGCCACCGGCTTGAAGATTTACCTGGCCAATGACAAGACTGACACCACTGGTTTCTACACGGTGGCCGCGCCGCCAGGACAGTACGAACTGCGGTTTTCGCCGCCGACCGGCACCCGTTTCATCGCCTTTCGAGACGATACGCTTACTTTCCAGGGCGACATGAGCTATGATGTCTCGCTCCGCGAGGGTGTACTCGTAACCGTGCAGGCGACTGATTCGAGCAGTCAGCCCGTAGGGGGAGTCGATATTGATTTTAAGTTAGTTTCCACCGGGGAGAAGATCTTCACGCCGGGCGATGTCACTAACGTCTCCGGAACGACCACGGTAGCGGTTGCCCCGGACACGTATGATATTGAACTCGATCCCCCGCTTGGATTGCCGGTCGGCCCGCTCGAAGTGAAGGGTGTGACCATCGACTCGGACACCACTCTTAGTTTCGTGCTACCGGATCAGCCGCGCATCCTGCTCTCAGGACGAGTGATTGATAGCGCCGGTAGCCCGCTTGCGGAAATAGAAATAAGCATCCGCTCGACATTGACCGGCGCCAAGGCAATCCTGTCCAACAACACGACAGCCTCCGACGGCGCTTTTGCAGTCGCGTCGCCGGTCGGCCTTCAGGACATCTACTTTGCCGCATCGCATAAGTCACACCTGGTGGGCAATCGCATCAGCGCCGTGAATCTCGGCGTCGATACCTCGCTCGGAGATATTACGCTCGAATCAGGCCACCTCGTGACAATCGAGGCGCGCGATCAGCATGGCCGGCCGTTCATTGGGCTTGATTACGACTTCCTGACAGCGAACACTCCAACTGAGATATTCACGCCCTGGGACAAGAGCGATAGCGACGGTGTCGCCTGGGTTTCGCTGCCTACCGGCGCGTTTGACTTGCGCACCACCTATCCCGGCGCCTGGGTGGACCGAATGGTGTGGGAGGATCTCAGCATCAATAGCGACACGTCGATCGTTCTGGCGCTATCGCGATCTGACGGATCGTTGATCGTACAGGATTTCTTCTTGTACCAGAACTATCCCAATCCGTTTATCGGTGAGACCATAGTGTCTTACATGATCCTGGTGCCGGGCAACGTTTCGGTTGAAATATATAATGTTTTGGGACAACTCGTAGTCACGCTTGCCGACCGTTACCATCCTGCCGGCGTGTACCACGTACCTTGGGGTGGACGCAACGGCAGTGGGGACCGGACCGCATCAGGCGTCTACTTTGTCAACCTGCGATTATCTACCCACTCGGAAACTAAGAAGCTTGTGTTGTTGAAATGAGAGAGTCCGTAGGGACGTTTTTGTAAGACTGAGGAGTTGAGAATATGGGAAGCCGTTCGCAAACTCGTACCTGCTTGCTGGTAATGACCGTCGTTTTATTAGCCGTGTCCGCCGCAAGCGCGCAGTTTTCAATTTCCGGGACAGTCCTTGACCATCTTGCCGCTCCCGTAGCAAACGTCGAGGTTTTTCTGTATGACGACCAGGGAAACCCTATCGGTATGACCCAGGTGCTTACCGACGGTGCTGGCTTTTATACGGTTTCGGACCTACCCGAAGCCACCTACGGCGTGGAGTTCGTACCGCCCGGCGGCAGCCAATTACTGCCCGTTATGTATACAGGTATAGTGGTCAATGGGAACGTCACGCTCGACGTAACGTTGCAGCTCGGTTATTCGATTTCAGGGACGGTTACCGATGGAAACGGCTTCGGGATACCTGATATTGATTTAAATGTCTACGAACAGGCCACTGGTTTCAAACTGAACACACCCGGTGACAATACTGATGCGACCGGAGCGTATGATATTTTAGTCCCCGCGGGTACCTTTCGTGTCCGTTGGCGGGCCGTCAATGGCGAACCCCTGGTACCAGTTGAAATGGAAAACGTCGTTATCTATACCAACACGGTGATTAATGTCACCATGCAGGCGGGGTTCTTCCTCTCCGGAACAGTACTGGGACCGTCGAGCCAGCCGGTCGTCGGCGCCGATATTGACATAGTCGATGCCGCCACCAACATCACCATGTTCACGCCGAGCGACAACACCGATGCCCTGGGCGGCTACCAGGTAATCATTCCGCCGGGCACGTACGACGTGATTGTCGAGCCGGTGGTCCTCGACAGGTTGTTGGCGGCGCAGGTGTCCGACGTAACCATCAATGCGGACACGACTCTGGATTTCAGTCTCTCGCCGGGATACTCGCTGTCCGGATATGTCAGGAACAGCGGAGGCACAGCGGTTCCGTCGGTTGACATCGATGTCAGCTTCGCGCCGTCCGGCCCCAAGATAATCACGCCGTCGGATATCACCGATGCCGCCGGTTTATACCAGATAATCGTCCCTGCCGGATTGCTGAACGTTGCCTTCACCCCGCCTCCAAGCTCGCACCTGGCGCCGGCGGCTCAGTACAATTATGCCGTCTCCGCCGACGCGGTGTTGGATATGGTCGTCCCGACCGGAGTGCTCGTCACCGGCACCGTGACCGACGGTTCGGCCCAGCCGGTGGCCGGAGTTGATATCGATGCGCGCGTGTCGTCGACCGGCACACCGGTACTGCTCGGCGGCGATCGCACCGATGCTGCCGGCCACTACCAGATAGTGGTGGTTCCCGGTGTATACGACTTGCAGGTCGAGCCGTTGATTTCGCAGAGGCTTGTCGCGGTCGAGCTGCGCGACGTATCCTTGATGTCCGATACACCGATCGCCACCACTCTCGAGGCCGGAGCGCTTGTCAGCGGCACAGTCACCGATGCGTTCGCACAGCCGCTGGCCGGTGTCGATGCTGCTGCGATCATAGCTTCGAGCGGTGATACCGTATTCACGCCGGCCGACAACACGAACCTTTTGGGGCAGTACGGAATGGTAGTTCCGTTGACCACGTTGAACCTCGAGTTTTACCCGCCGATTGGTTCCGGGATTACCGATACCGCTCGCTATCCAGGTGTGGTTGTAACATCCGACAGGACTTTCAACGCCTCCTTTGCCGGGGGATTCGATTGCTGCCAGGTTCGAGTGGGCGACGCGAATCAATCGGGCGAAGACGAGCCGACTATCGGCGACGTGACGGTCATGATCGACGCCAAATTCATAACCGGAAGCTGCACGGGGGTTCTTCCCTGCCTGCCGGAGGCCGACATCAATCTGTCTGCAGTCTCCCAGCCGACCTGTGAGGATATCTCGATTGGTGATATCACGATTCTGATCGACTATCTATTCATAACCGGCCCGGCCCTGGGCCTGCCCAGTTGCCCATGACCCGGTTTCGTCACTGCTTGGCGACAGGCACGTTCCCGCCACCGGGTCCCACACATCAGAGATGAGCTAAGGAGCCCAATCCCTGATCGTCTTCGAGGGGGTCAGTACGAATCCGAGTCCGATTTGGCAGTCAGGCGACGCGGGGCCACGAACCCCACAGTTTGGCGCTCCCCGGTCAACTGTACCTAAGAACAATAGCGGTGCAGGGATGTGTGACATTAAGGAAATCTCAGTCGAGTTTAGCTTGACAATCGAGATGCCTAGGCGAAACGGCCGCAATTCTGAATAAGAACTCGATCCGCGTCCAATTGAGTCCTTTCGTGTAAAGCCATAATGGCCTTGCTTTCAGTTACTTACATACACATATACCTGAAAAACTCCGAACTACAAAGCACCAACTATACCTGACATCCCCCAACCCACACACTCAAAGGGAAATTCTATGCACGAAAATTGTGCTATATGTCGCTTACAGGTGATGAGGCACGCGCTTCCCATTAGTCTATGCGGCGAGCTTAAGATTGTCGCAAGACTTAAGCGGGCAATTTGCGTTTCGGAACAAGAAGTTTCTGGACATGGTAGATGAGCTGGGACCCTCTGTTGCGGACCGGCCACCACTGAAATCGGGAGGCTCTCCTTCAAAGCTGTGATGCCATCGATTGCAATGTGTTACGCTTCGCGTTCTAGCGGTGTCGCACGGGGCGTTCTAACGGGCGGGTGTTGGTTGGTTGGGGCAACCGACATGTGTGATCGGCGGCTGGTCGTTATCGGCAAAGTCTCACCCAGATACCAAAGCCCTTTTTCTGACCTATCCGGTCTACCGAGACCAAACACGACACTTTGGCCAGATGAGTCACACAGCAACCTGCGGAGGACCGGTACGCTCGAACGGACGACCTTATTCGGAGATACCGTGTCTTTAGTATCTCAGTGTGATCTGAGATTGTAACCCAAATGCTCCGCGATTACACAGATAAATCTAACCGCATGTTACACTTTGCGTTATCCCGTCATTCACACGTCAGCGGATGCTCTATGAGATCTTTGTTATACTGCCGCAGTCTGGGGGGATTTTACGGCCATAGCCGGGAGACACTGTCGCCGAAAAAAGCGCTTGCCAGCGTGGATGACCGTGTTTATTTTAATTGTAATTCATTTCAAGATCGAACCGAGTCAGCACAGTGTCAATACGATCTGAGGCACTCAAGAGCAAGGAATAAAAGCGTGAAACTGTATGTTCATTCGCGAATATGGACAACCTTGGTCGTTGCAACGCTTGCGTTCGGACAAGGTTCGCCAAGATATATCCAGCACTATGTTTTCATACT
It encodes the following:
- a CDS encoding phosphotransferase produces the protein MDRKFALLEIATDPVQMAPRLQARLFNSWNGRPQIQHLHVSRVFPSGDGSLSIQYVVYLQEPATSTPRRMIFCGQWFGMADGRPTYLAEEPNRVVSIDDLDLAVPIFPFDPDLRIAPLLDDGRVLRSQASLSNIETDYRWSEFDLETYEVLSYRLRRRCVLRLKTGPSRSGLDMLEVIAKIYRPTKFHRVLTTLNWLETRGYGRVAEDSLAFATAVAVDRERGYLFLKPSVGKSVHDSIGNGSFVPGCAAAAGILSKLHSESGSDLPRHDWKSETKNLSPTMELAGSIYPEMSELFRSAFDALQSRAVLVEASRPTAIHRDFYDKQVLFGKGAPTTLLDFDSLASGDRACDVGNFLAHLDLRELQHPEAAAEIRAGESAFLGAYDNTDDDIAPRVRWWRAASLLRLGAIYALRPRWRHLAATLAEKSRQLISIRERMKGKVVQ
- a CDS encoding T9SS type A sorting domain-containing protein, producing the protein MLGSKIVHNSRVHCSLLSMTLSALLTTALVALSSGSALAVCVSGFVRDSGGNGIRSVDIDFFDVRTGAKLITPNDNTDVLGFYNICVLPGVYYMAFDPPIGTRFMGKQVFGIDLSSNQSIELNVTLASGLVVSGTVRDAGGNPIFTDIDADSVAGGRVHLSNDFSDSLTAQYWIVVPAGQYRFRFDPPVGSRSRGLQLDSVTIDADTTIDLTLPDGLILSGHVTSLAGGIPIPRVSIDLRHLATGLKIYLANDKTDTTGFYTVAAPPGQYELRFSPPTGTRFIAFRDDTLTFQGDMSYDVSLREGVLVTVQATDSSSQPVGGVDIDFKLVSTGEKIFTPGDVTNVSGTTTVAVAPDTYDIELDPPLGLPVGPLEVKGVTIDSDTTLSFVLPDQPRILLSGRVIDSAGSPLAEIEISIRSTLTGAKAILSNNTTASDGAFAVASPVGLQDIYFAASHKSHLVGNRISAVNLGVDTSLGDITLESGHLVTIEARDQHGRPFIGLDYDFLTANTPTEIFTPWDKSDSDGVAWVSLPTGAFDLRTTYPGAWVDRMVWEDLSINSDTSIVLALSRSDGSLIVQDFFLYQNYPNPFIGETIVSYMILVPGNVSVEIYNVLGQLVVTLADRYHPAGVYHVPWGGRNGSGDRTASGVYFVNLRLSTHSETKKLVLLK
- a CDS encoding carboxypeptidase-like regulatory domain-containing protein; this translates as MGSRSQTRTCLLVMTVVLLAVSAASAQFSISGTVLDHLAAPVANVEVFLYDDQGNPIGMTQVLTDGAGFYTVSDLPEATYGVEFVPPGGSQLLPVMYTGIVVNGNVTLDVTLQLGYSISGTVTDGNGFGIPDIDLNVYEQATGFKLNTPGDNTDATGAYDILVPAGTFRVRWRAVNGEPLVPVEMENVVIYTNTVINVTMQAGFFLSGTVLGPSSQPVVGADIDIVDAATNITMFTPSDNTDALGGYQVIIPPGTYDVIVEPVVLDRLLAAQVSDVTINADTTLDFSLSPGYSLSGYVRNSGGTAVPSVDIDVSFAPSGPKIITPSDITDAAGLYQIIVPAGLLNVAFTPPPSSHLAPAAQYNYAVSADAVLDMVVPTGVLVTGTVTDGSAQPVAGVDIDARVSSTGTPVLLGGDRTDAAGHYQIVVVPGVYDLQVEPLISQRLVAVELRDVSLMSDTPIATTLEAGALVSGTVTDAFAQPLAGVDAAAIIASSGDTVFTPADNTNLLGQYGMVVPLTTLNLEFYPPIGSGITDTARYPGVVVTSDRTFNASFAGGFDCCQVRVGDANQSGEDEPTIGDVTVMIDAKFITGSCTGVLPCLPEADINLSAVSQPTCEDISIGDITILIDYLFITGPALGLPSCP
- a CDS encoding alginate export family protein produces the protein MNKVWALCVVILTVLSLAAKARAADPEYFKLDPKTGDSFEIEGYWDSSGFFVAIDIERLPEPRRPKLRGPIQSVNSATRTFVVFGRTLSVDDKTEFLQEEGKKSSFADLKAGIKVEISCSVSDDRTWHARKIRTFDVKESSKIKGTVTAVSMDRNPPDSIVIHDLVVLLTTDTDVNDPSSKIEEKESELFQELSGSSALGMSDGVIVNKNVHLSAEYRQDLLSESDYDLSSTFDSDESNTQFDFRARALGFWTPQIGTHAEFRLRKRVLFMHEHDRFPDYAKVQVIELYALLRNFVVPGLAFKIGRQEFDDRREWLFDTYMDAARVYYYGVPGIVVQAAYIDHIHPISTKYDTWRDVYAKIDLEITDVNVVSAVVISRTDSDELRNREPVWWGGRYHGEVSYLEPWLDAAVIKGTDKGRDLDAWAVDAGTVVRFPVPDLEPTLTISYAVGSGDDNRGDDIDHRFRQTGYEDNFDKAGGVVDFPYYGSVLNPELSNLKITTVGAGIQPVKGGSIDVIYHVYSQHFADDDMKGTDLVAPPALPNGDSPDLGSALDIILGSPKLWDHLRLSAVIGFLYPGPGFEPRNQTATQWKLNARVGF